A genomic segment from Nodularia sphaerocarpa UHCC 0038 encodes:
- a CDS encoding DUF2231 domain-containing protein, which yields MLEYLTSLNDHNLPYPDTMHPIVVHFVIAMVLFAFFCDILGYFTGKTQLFEVSWWNMFVATIAIFVAIIFGQFEAGLAQPYDLVKSVLNVHTLVGWSLSGIIASITAWRYVIRSRDPQKLPGNYMLAGLFLTVIVGVQVYLGDQLVWVYGLHTVPVVEAVKEGILP from the coding sequence ATGCTTGAGTATCTGACATCATTGAATGACCATAATTTGCCGTATCCAGATACGATGCACCCCATCGTTGTCCACTTCGTAATCGCGATGGTATTGTTTGCATTCTTCTGCGATATACTAGGCTATTTTACTGGTAAAACTCAACTTTTTGAGGTGAGTTGGTGGAATATGTTTGTGGCTACCATCGCCATCTTCGTAGCGATTATTTTTGGTCAATTTGAAGCAGGTTTAGCACAACCTTACGACCTAGTGAAATCAGTGTTGAACGTACATACATTGGTTGGTTGGTCGCTATCAGGAATTATCGCCTCAATTACAGCTTGGCGCTATGTAATTCGTAGCCGTGATCCTCAAAAATTGCCGGGTAATTATATGTTAGCTGGGTTATTTTTGACCGTTATTGTAGGCGTGCAAGTATATCTCGGAGATCAACTGGTTTGGGTATATGGACTGCATACAGTACCAGTTGTTGAAGCAGTCAAGGAAGGTATCTTGCCATGA
- a CDS encoding cytochrome c oxidase subunit II — MEMRKIFNIFTVFVGVAIVTVTSLWIGQQAYTWLPPQAAAESVLIDDLISFLVTLGSFIFLGVTSTLMYSLIFHRAEEGDFTDGPHIEGNIALEVVWTAIPIMLVLWIANYSYQVYEQMGIQGPMELVHLHNPVGMESAYAAPKDEPVPALDEPVENIDVLAKQWAWVFHYPERNVTSTELHLPSDRRVRLALKSEDVLHGFYIPAFRLKQDIIPNHTIDFEFTPIRTGKYSLTDSQYSGTYFATMQANVVVESPEDYHQWLTHAATQRPAPAPNQAASEYAQAASQSVKTGWTTVAPAPSPLVNYPGS, encoded by the coding sequence ATGGAAATGCGGAAGATTTTCAATATTTTCACCGTGTTTGTGGGTGTAGCTATTGTGACTGTCACCAGTCTCTGGATAGGACAGCAGGCTTATACATGGCTTCCCCCCCAAGCAGCAGCAGAATCTGTGCTAATTGATGATTTGATTAGCTTCTTAGTAACTCTGGGTTCCTTCATCTTTTTGGGCGTAACCAGCACTCTGATGTATTCCCTGATTTTCCATCGGGCGGAAGAAGGCGACTTCACAGATGGTCCCCACATTGAGGGTAATATCGCCTTAGAAGTTGTCTGGACAGCTATTCCTATTATGTTAGTGCTGTGGATTGCTAACTATAGCTATCAAGTCTACGAACAAATGGGAATTCAAGGGCCGATGGAACTGGTACATTTGCATAATCCTGTGGGTATGGAATCGGCTTATGCAGCACCAAAAGATGAACCAGTGCCAGCCTTGGACGAACCTGTAGAAAACATTGACGTACTGGCTAAACAATGGGCGTGGGTGTTTCACTACCCTGAAAGAAACGTTACCAGTACAGAATTGCATTTACCAAGCGATCGCCGGGTACGTTTAGCACTAAAATCAGAAGACGTGTTGCATGGCTTCTATATTCCTGCATTCCGCCTCAAGCAGGATATAATTCCCAACCACACCATAGACTTTGAATTTACCCCCATCCGTACAGGAAAGTATAGCTTAACCGACTCCCAATATAGCGGTACATACTTTGCCACCATGCAAGCCAATGTAGTCGTAGAATCTCCCGAAGACTACCACCAATGGCTAACCCACGCGGCAACCCAAAGACCCGCCCCAGCCCCCAATCAAGCAGCCTCCGAGTATGCCCAAGCAGCTAGTCAGTCAGTCAAAACTGGTTGGACTACCGTAGCACCTGCGCCATCTCCTCTCGTAAATTATCCTGGTTCATAG
- a CDS encoding DUF2231 domain-containing protein, protein MNSELIDQLSGQLGANGLPYSIPIHPNLVHLTLGLFIIGITFDIVGKLFPFQKWIFKSLAIPVEPANLFDVGWYNMVGSSIITIFTVAAGFYEMLLATPPAAVKSAWGMQAMETMIWHGVGGVFLLALICGMTIWRGWQRFVWSEDADQQVQWSYLAIGVAVMLIMYVHGTLGAQMAAEFGVHNTADSLLRIGEDLNIMLK, encoded by the coding sequence ATGAACTCGGAACTGATTGATCAATTAAGCGGACAATTGGGCGCAAATGGTTTACCATACTCCATTCCCATTCATCCCAACTTAGTCCATCTGACTTTGGGTTTATTCATCATTGGGATTACCTTTGATATTGTGGGTAAACTCTTCCCCTTCCAAAAATGGATCTTCAAGTCTTTAGCCATTCCTGTAGAACCAGCCAACTTGTTTGATGTGGGCTGGTACAACATGGTAGGTTCGAGCATTATTACTATTTTCACCGTCGCAGCAGGCTTTTATGAAATGCTGTTGGCAACACCACCAGCCGCAGTCAAAAGTGCCTGGGGAATGCAGGCAATGGAAACCATGATTTGGCATGGTGTTGGTGGCGTATTCTTACTAGCGCTGATTTGTGGCATGACCATTTGGAGAGGATGGCAGCGCTTTGTTTGGAGTGAAGACGCAGACCAACAAGTGCAGTGGAGTTATCTCGCCATAGGTGTGGCAGTCATGTTGATTATGTATGTCCACGGTACACTAGGCGCACAAATGGCGGCTGAATTTGGCGTACATAATACAGCAGATAGCTTACTGAGAATCGGTGAAGACCTCAACATAATGTTGAAGTAA